A part of Olleya sp. Bg11-27 genomic DNA contains:
- the gltB gene encoding glutamate synthase large subunit, protein MLKKQGLYSPEFEHDNCGAGFICSLTGKRSNDIIHKALEILVKLEHRGAVSSDGVTGDGAGILIDIPHKFFKIFCEFDLPEAGEYAVSNVFLPRKENQRQYCIDVFEKEIQNQGLKLIGWRDVPVNSTVLGEIAKVTEPFVKQVFIGKASDAQTEREFNIKLYATRKIAEHTIYDSKLSESKFFYLPSLSTKIIIFKGLLMPEHINEYYLDLFNSALDTRLALVHQRFSTNTFPTWDLAQPFRYICHNGEINTVRGNVSRMFSREEIMESPLFGDDIKKIIPTILRGKSDSATLDMVVELLLMTGRSLPEAMMMLVPEAWEKNPHMSDSKKAFYEYNSCLMEPWDGPASIPFTDGNFIGAVLDRNGLRPSRYTVTKQGNVIMSSETGVVDIAPENIEFHGRLEPGKMFLVNMSEGRIVNDEEIKEEIAAKHPYREWLNENLVHLKDIEAKEGHIKYDEIDLKKREVVFGYTEEDLNTIIRPMAQLGKEPIGSMGSDTPIAILSERPQLIYNYFKQLFAQVTNPPLDGIREELITDISLTLGSDVNIFDINAEHCKKLKIQNPVISKHDLDKIRDYDTNPDFKVESISMLYEVNRGLNELEVALENLVTKASKAIDEGANIIILSDRFVDENHAPIPALLACSYVNHALHKLKKRSRISLIIESAEPREVHHFALLFGYGASAVNPYIVNEIVQQQINNADLTDLEYLAAIKNYNKAVGKGILKVMNKIGISTLNSYRGSQLFECIGIKTSTVEKYFPNTPTRIQGIGLREIEQEIVKRHKRAFHKNTEPQIEVGGDYRWRRGQEKHMFNPLTVAKLQESVRTNKASTFKEFSDLVNDQSKSLMTIRGLFEFDQFDPIPLEEVEPWTEIVKRFKTGAMSYGSISKEAHENLAVAMNRIGGKSNSGEGGEDQERFYKSSQGDWRNSAIKQVASGRFGVTSNYLTSASEIQIKIAQGAKPGEGGQLPGPKVNPEIAKTRNSTPYVGLISPPPHHDIYSIEDLSQLIYDVKSANREARINVKLVSEIGVGTVAAGVAKAKADVILIAGFDGGTGATPLTSQKHTGLPWELGVAEAQQTLVMNDLRNRVVLECDGQLKTGRDVAIACLLGAEEFGFATAPLVASGCIMMRVCHLNTCPVGIATQNPDLRKKFKGKPEHVVNYMYFVAQELREIMAKLGFRTINEMVGQSQKLNRNKAIDHYKSSGIDLTPILHKVEVAEDVQLYNTYCQDHNLNVHLDFKIIKQAHQALFRRQKTNLAMPITNIDRAVGAVISNEISKIYGADGLPEDTIDIDFSGSAGQSFGAFATKGLKFTVHGNTNDYLGKGLSGAKLIIKVPEKCTIIPEDNIITGNVTLYGATSGEVYINGKAGERFCVRNSGAQAVVEGIGDHGCEYMTGGVAVILGTVGRNFGAGMSGGVAYVLDDKGTFKQNCNSEDLNIDPIENEADSLQLKQLIENHFEATGSPLATRILKDWNNYLPKFKKVLPEEYRQALVRLEQEQLELA, encoded by the coding sequence ATGCTAAAAAAACAAGGACTTTATTCACCAGAATTTGAACACGATAATTGTGGCGCAGGATTTATATGTAGTTTAACTGGAAAACGATCTAATGACATCATCCACAAAGCGCTTGAAATATTAGTAAAATTAGAACATCGCGGTGCCGTTAGTTCAGATGGAGTAACAGGAGACGGTGCAGGAATACTAATTGATATTCCACACAAATTCTTTAAGATTTTTTGTGAGTTTGATTTACCTGAAGCTGGAGAATATGCAGTTAGCAATGTATTTCTTCCTAGAAAAGAAAACCAACGTCAATATTGTATTGATGTTTTTGAAAAAGAAATCCAAAATCAAGGCCTTAAATTAATTGGTTGGAGAGACGTACCAGTTAATAGTACTGTTTTAGGTGAAATTGCAAAAGTAACAGAACCTTTTGTAAAACAAGTTTTTATAGGAAAGGCTAGCGATGCCCAAACCGAAAGAGAATTCAACATAAAATTATATGCTACACGAAAAATTGCAGAACACACTATTTATGATTCTAAATTATCTGAATCAAAATTCTTTTACCTACCAAGTCTATCTACTAAAATCATAATATTTAAAGGCTTATTAATGCCGGAACATATTAATGAATATTACTTAGACTTATTCAACTCGGCTTTAGACACAAGATTAGCATTAGTACACCAACGCTTTTCTACCAACACATTTCCAACTTGGGATTTAGCACAGCCCTTTAGGTACATCTGTCATAATGGAGAAATAAATACCGTAAGAGGTAACGTATCTCGCATGTTTTCTCGCGAAGAAATCATGGAAAGCCCATTATTTGGAGATGATATTAAAAAGATAATCCCTACTATTTTAAGAGGGAAATCGGATTCTGCGACCCTAGACATGGTTGTTGAACTACTATTAATGACGGGACGTTCGCTTCCAGAAGCAATGATGATGTTAGTGCCCGAAGCTTGGGAAAAAAACCCACACATGTCGGATTCTAAAAAAGCGTTTTACGAATACAACTCCTGCTTAATGGAGCCTTGGGACGGACCGGCTTCAATCCCATTTACTGACGGTAATTTTATAGGTGCTGTTTTGGACCGAAATGGATTACGTCCTTCAAGATACACCGTAACAAAACAAGGAAACGTTATTATGTCTTCCGAAACTGGTGTTGTAGACATTGCTCCTGAAAACATAGAATTCCATGGTCGTTTAGAACCAGGAAAAATGTTTTTAGTAAACATGAGCGAAGGTCGTATTGTTAATGATGAAGAAATCAAAGAAGAAATAGCAGCCAAACATCCTTACAGAGAATGGTTAAACGAAAATTTAGTCCATCTTAAAGATATTGAAGCTAAGGAAGGCCATATTAAATATGATGAAATTGATCTTAAAAAACGTGAAGTTGTTTTTGGCTATACAGAAGAAGATTTAAATACTATTATTCGTCCGATGGCACAATTAGGAAAAGAACCTATTGGATCCATGGGAAGCGATACGCCAATTGCTATTTTATCAGAAAGACCACAATTAATTTACAACTACTTCAAACAGTTATTTGCTCAAGTTACCAATCCGCCTTTAGACGGAATTAGAGAAGAGTTAATTACAGATATAAGCTTAACGCTTGGTAGTGACGTCAATATATTTGATATCAATGCGGAACATTGTAAAAAATTAAAAATTCAGAATCCGGTTATTTCTAAACACGATTTAGACAAGATTAGAGATTATGATACTAATCCTGATTTTAAAGTCGAATCCATTTCGATGTTATACGAAGTAAATCGTGGATTAAATGAACTTGAAGTCGCACTTGAAAACTTAGTCACTAAAGCTTCTAAAGCTATTGACGAAGGCGCAAACATCATTATTCTATCAGATCGATTTGTAGACGAAAACCACGCACCAATTCCTGCGCTTTTAGCCTGTTCTTACGTCAATCACGCCTTACACAAATTAAAAAAGCGTTCTAGAATCAGTTTAATTATTGAGTCTGCAGAACCTCGTGAGGTACACCATTTTGCTTTATTATTTGGTTATGGTGCAAGTGCTGTAAACCCATACATTGTAAATGAAATTGTTCAACAACAAATCAACAATGCAGATCTTACAGATTTAGAATATTTAGCTGCCATTAAAAACTACAATAAAGCAGTTGGAAAAGGGATTTTAAAGGTGATGAACAAAATTGGGATTTCAACCTTAAACTCGTACCGTGGCTCTCAATTATTTGAATGTATCGGAATTAAAACCTCAACAGTCGAAAAATACTTCCCAAATACACCAACACGTATTCAAGGTATTGGCTTAAGAGAAATTGAACAAGAAATTGTTAAACGTCACAAAAGGGCTTTTCATAAAAATACAGAACCACAAATTGAAGTTGGTGGAGATTACAGATGGAGACGTGGACAAGAAAAACACATGTTTAACCCACTAACAGTTGCCAAACTTCAAGAATCCGTAAGAACCAATAAAGCATCTACCTTTAAGGAGTTTTCAGACTTAGTAAACGACCAATCTAAAAGCCTAATGACTATTAGAGGCTTGTTTGAGTTTGATCAATTTGACCCCATTCCTTTAGAGGAAGTAGAACCTTGGACAGAAATAGTAAAACGTTTTAAAACCGGAGCCATGTCTTATGGCTCTATTAGTAAAGAAGCACATGAAAACTTAGCGGTTGCTATGAACAGAATTGGAGGAAAATCTAATTCTGGTGAAGGTGGAGAAGACCAAGAACGTTTCTACAAAAGCTCTCAAGGAGACTGGAGAAACTCGGCTATCAAGCAAGTGGCTTCAGGACGTTTTGGAGTCACCTCCAACTATTTAACAAGCGCAAGCGAAATTCAAATAAAAATAGCACAAGGTGCAAAACCTGGTGAAGGTGGACAATTACCTGGACCAAAAGTGAATCCAGAAATTGCAAAAACAAGAAACTCGACACCCTATGTTGGTTTGATCTCACCACCTCCACATCACGATATTTATTCTATTGAAGATTTATCGCAATTAATTTACGATGTAAAATCAGCAAATAGAGAAGCTAGAATTAATGTAAAACTAGTATCAGAAATTGGTGTTGGTACAGTAGCAGCAGGAGTTGCTAAAGCAAAAGCAGACGTTATTTTAATTGCTGGTTTTGATGGAGGAACAGGAGCAACGCCTTTAACTTCACAAAAACACACAGGTTTACCTTGGGAACTTGGTGTTGCAGAAGCACAGCAAACCTTAGTGATGAATGACCTTAGAAATCGTGTAGTTTTAGAATGTGATGGACAATTAAAAACAGGTCGCGATGTTGCTATTGCTTGTTTACTTGGCGCAGAAGAATTCGGTTTTGCAACAGCACCTTTAGTTGCTTCAGGATGTATTATGATGCGTGTGTGTCATTTAAACACCTGCCCAGTTGGAATTGCAACTCAAAACCCTGACTTACGTAAAAAGTTTAAAGGAAAACCAGAACACGTTGTTAACTACATGTACTTTGTAGCACAAGAATTACGTGAGATTATGGCTAAATTAGGGTTTAGAACTATTAACGAAATGGTTGGACAATCTCAAAAACTAAACAGAAACAAAGCCATAGACCATTATAAATCTTCAGGAATTGACTTAACACCAATCTTACACAAAGTAGAAGTCGCTGAAGATGTACAACTATACAATACGTATTGTCAAGACCATAACTTAAATGTGCACTTAGATTTTAAAATCATAAAACAGGCACATCAAGCTTTATTTAGAAGACAAAAAACAAACTTAGCTATGCCTATCACAAATATAGATAGAGCAGTTGGAGCAGTTATAAGTAACGAAATTTCGAAAATTTACGGAGCAGATGGCCTACCTGAAGACACTATAGATATTGATTTTTCAGGTTCTGCAGGACAAAGTTTTGGAGCCTTCGCAACCAAAGGTTTAAAATTCACCGTGCACGGAAACACAAATGATTACCTAGGTAAAGGGTTATCCGGAGCTAAATTAATTATTAAAGTGCCAGAAAAATGCACCATTATTCCGGAAGACAATATCATTACAGGAAACGTAACACTGTATGGCGCGACCTCTGGAGAAGTTTATATAAATGGTAAAGCTGGAGAGCGTTTTTGTGTTAGAAATTCAGGAGCACAAGCAGTAGTCGAAGGTATTGGAGATCATGGTTGTGAGTATATGACTGGTGGAGTTGCTGTTATTCTTGGTACTGTAGGTCGAAACTTTGGAGCAGGAATGAGCGGAGGAGTTGCTTATGTTTTAGACGACAAAGGAACGTTCAAACAGAATTGCAATTCGGAAGATTTAAATATCGATCCAATTGAAAACGAAGCGGATAGTCTTCAGCTAAAACAATTAATCGAAAATCATTTTGAAGCAACAGGAAGCCCATTAGCAACACGTATTTTAAAAGACTGGAACAATTACCTTCCTAAGTTTAAAAAAGTGTTACCAGAAGAGTACAGACAAGCCTTAGTGAGATTAGAACAAGAACAACTAGAATTAGCGTAA